In Paractinoplanes brasiliensis, the following proteins share a genomic window:
- a CDS encoding alkaline phosphatase D family protein: MTVKIGNAIDRRRLIAGAAAVAGVAALAQVPADAVEAAPAVPGGKYPFTLGVASGDPTPTGVVLWSRLAPEPFAPDGGLPARPLPVRWQVARDERFKRVVREGVAWALPQLGHSVHVEVDGLAADSEYYYRFAYRDHRSPLGRTRTAPARRSPGGVLNLAVVSCQSWGDGYYPSYAHIARDDLDLVLHLGDYVYEGGISATGGYRNVAVPETARPAPGTLDQWRIRYALYKSDPDLQAAHARVPFAVTWDDHEVVNDYAGTAQEHNPDISALRAAAYQAWYEHQPVRAPARPTGDGPRIYRRLHWGRLAQLDIVDGRQYRTVPACSWGEGDACAGQYAPEATMLGAAQEKWLYAGLAASTARWNLLGSNVMLARLDHDGDAGDRLWHDAWDGYPAARNRLTRAWVRHEVSNPVVLTGDWHSTFVNDIHTDFDQPGSPVVATEFVGTSISSNGDREVYGPYYGPMIKHNPHIRYFDGDRRGHQRIRLERGALRVEARMVTTVSRRDAPQYTHAAFAVENGRPGAQQA, encoded by the coding sequence ATGACAGTGAAGATCGGCAATGCCATTGATCGGCGCCGGCTGATCGCCGGGGCCGCCGCGGTCGCCGGTGTCGCGGCCCTGGCGCAGGTTCCCGCCGACGCCGTTGAGGCCGCCCCGGCGGTGCCCGGCGGCAAGTACCCGTTCACGCTCGGCGTGGCCTCCGGCGACCCCACGCCGACCGGGGTGGTGTTGTGGAGCCGGCTGGCGCCGGAGCCGTTCGCGCCGGACGGCGGTCTGCCGGCGCGACCGCTGCCCGTGCGCTGGCAGGTGGCCCGCGACGAGCGGTTCAAGCGGGTGGTACGCGAGGGCGTCGCTTGGGCGCTGCCCCAGCTGGGTCACAGCGTCCACGTCGAGGTGGACGGTCTCGCCGCCGACAGCGAGTACTACTACCGTTTCGCGTACCGTGATCATCGCTCGCCGCTCGGACGGACCCGGACCGCTCCTGCCCGCCGCTCCCCCGGCGGGGTCCTGAATCTGGCGGTGGTGTCCTGCCAGTCCTGGGGTGACGGCTACTACCCGTCCTACGCCCATATCGCCCGCGATGATCTCGACCTGGTGCTGCACCTGGGTGACTACGTGTACGAGGGTGGCATCTCGGCGACCGGCGGCTACCGCAACGTGGCCGTGCCGGAGACCGCCCGGCCCGCGCCGGGCACGCTCGATCAGTGGCGGATCCGGTACGCGCTCTACAAGTCCGACCCGGACCTGCAGGCCGCCCACGCCCGGGTGCCGTTCGCGGTGACCTGGGACGACCATGAGGTGGTCAACGACTACGCCGGGACCGCCCAGGAGCACAACCCGGACATCTCCGCGCTGCGCGCCGCCGCCTACCAGGCCTGGTACGAGCACCAGCCGGTCCGCGCCCCGGCCCGGCCCACCGGCGACGGGCCGCGGATCTACCGGCGCCTGCACTGGGGCCGCCTGGCCCAGCTCGACATCGTCGACGGGCGCCAGTACCGCACCGTCCCGGCCTGCTCATGGGGTGAGGGCGACGCCTGCGCCGGGCAGTACGCGCCGGAGGCCACCATGCTGGGCGCCGCCCAGGAGAAGTGGCTCTACGCCGGCCTGGCCGCCTCCACCGCCCGGTGGAACCTGCTCGGCAGCAACGTCATGCTGGCCCGCCTCGACCACGACGGGGACGCCGGCGACCGGCTCTGGCACGACGCCTGGGACGGCTACCCGGCGGCCCGCAACCGGCTCACCCGGGCGTGGGTCCGGCACGAGGTGTCCAACCCGGTTGTGCTCACCGGCGACTGGCACTCCACGTTCGTCAACGACATCCACACCGACTTCGACCAGCCCGGCTCACCGGTGGTGGCCACCGAGTTCGTCGGCACGTCAATCTCCTCCAACGGCGACCGGGAGGTCTACGGCCCCTACTACGGGCCGATGATCAAGCACAATCCGCACATCCGGTACTTCGACGGTGACCGGCGCGGCCACCAGCGGATCCGCCTTGAACGCGGCGCCCTGCGGGTGGAGGCCCGGATGGTGACCACGGTGTCGCGGCGCGACGCCCCGCAGTACACCCACGCCGCCTTCGCGGTGGAGAACGGCCGGCCCGGCGCCCAGCAGGCCTGA
- a CDS encoding PstS family phosphate ABC transporter substrate-binding protein, whose amino-acid sequence MALATFGVVVPAVAAVYEFVIKGRKRLGYRVQMDTTVTDVVQSEHAGPLRELRQGGDPLAKPTLVLLRIENNGATFIDTHDYAVLDDSRVGLRVRFPGRRVAGMVVTELSDDYLRDSFTNGDGFAADGDLIELPRTPMNRSAHYKVLAALERADGSAGATFDPPEVIGGIKGGRIVETQSRTGTPKRAIALVGFLVVLVVAQLLVFLRSNTTAPLDCATGRLQVVGSTAFAPIVREAADSYRKLCPGAEFAIDMRGSGEGLQALQQADAGVLAFSDGEKPDGMPALLPRPIAFFLFTLVAHPDTGVHDLSPEQIRRIYRGELTNWREIGGNDLPIRLVSRNPGSGTRAALQRRVLNGVREPGSNSDDCHTPDPGAEPGVLRCARNSTQEVLRTVADTPGALGYAELGAGEGQDGLTLVRIGGHRATVSEADHGTYPFWETEYGYTHGEPDARSLTASFLRYLTNQVGADIIRANGDRPCADLANPAICRPA is encoded by the coding sequence GTGGCGCTGGCGACGTTCGGTGTGGTGGTGCCGGCCGTCGCGGCCGTGTACGAGTTCGTCATCAAGGGCCGCAAGCGACTCGGCTACCGGGTGCAGATGGACACCACGGTCACCGACGTCGTGCAGAGCGAACACGCCGGACCGCTGCGCGAGCTGCGCCAGGGCGGCGACCCCCTCGCCAAACCCACACTGGTGCTGCTGCGCATCGAGAACAACGGCGCCACCTTCATCGACACCCACGACTACGCGGTGCTCGACGACAGCCGGGTCGGCCTGCGGGTCCGCTTCCCCGGCCGCCGCGTCGCCGGCATGGTGGTCACCGAACTCAGCGACGACTACCTGCGCGACAGCTTCACCAACGGCGACGGGTTCGCCGCCGACGGCGATCTGATCGAACTGCCCCGTACGCCGATGAACCGCTCGGCGCACTACAAGGTTCTCGCCGCGCTGGAACGCGCCGACGGCAGCGCCGGCGCCACCTTCGACCCGCCCGAGGTGATCGGCGGAATCAAGGGCGGCCGCATCGTCGAGACGCAGAGCCGCACCGGCACCCCGAAACGGGCCATCGCCCTGGTCGGCTTCCTGGTCGTCCTGGTCGTCGCCCAGCTGCTCGTGTTCCTGCGCAGCAACACCACCGCGCCACTGGACTGCGCCACCGGCCGGCTGCAGGTGGTCGGGTCGACGGCGTTCGCCCCGATCGTGCGCGAAGCCGCCGACTCGTACCGCAAGCTCTGCCCGGGCGCCGAGTTCGCGATCGACATGCGCGGCAGCGGCGAAGGCCTGCAGGCGCTGCAGCAGGCCGACGCCGGCGTGCTGGCCTTCTCCGACGGCGAGAAGCCGGACGGCATGCCCGCCCTGCTCCCCCGGCCGATCGCGTTCTTCCTGTTCACCCTCGTCGCGCATCCGGACACCGGGGTGCACGATCTGTCCCCCGAGCAGATCCGGCGCATCTACCGCGGCGAGCTGACCAACTGGCGCGAGATCGGCGGCAACGACCTGCCGATCCGCCTGGTCAGCCGCAATCCCGGCTCCGGCACCCGGGCCGCGCTGCAACGCCGCGTGCTCAACGGCGTCCGCGAGCCAGGCAGCAACTCCGACGACTGCCACACCCCGGATCCCGGCGCCGAACCGGGCGTGCTGCGCTGCGCGCGCAACTCCACCCAGGAGGTGCTGCGCACGGTGGCCGACACCCCGGGCGCGCTCGGCTACGCCGAACTCGGCGCCGGCGAGGGCCAGGACGGCCTGACGCTGGTCCGCATCGGCGGGCACCGCGCCACCGTGTCCGAGGCCGACCACGGCACCTACCCGTTCTGGGAGACCGAGTACGGCTACACCCACGGCGAACCGGACGCCCGCTCCCTGACCGCGAGCTTCCTGCGCTATCTCACCAACCAGGTCGGCGCGGACATCATCCGCGCGAACGGCGACCGGCCCTGCGCCGACCTGGCCAACCCCGCGATCTGCCGGCCCGCCTGA
- a CDS encoding peptidase inhibitor family I36 protein, with product MAKSPMMRRVGVVIAGALLSVGAGMVFPGAAQAARSDCTDESGWLCFWQHANFGGRFGHVVNSNTDWSYFNGGCDEADRRRWSNCASSIRNEGLHCEAVVYDGINMTGASWVINRDTEAADLADWGMPGGGNWNDKISSNSWWCG from the coding sequence ATGGCCAAGAGTCCCATGATGCGACGCGTCGGCGTCGTCATTGCCGGTGCGTTGCTCAGCGTCGGCGCCGGGATGGTCTTCCCCGGCGCGGCGCAGGCCGCCCGATCGGATTGTACGGACGAGAGCGGCTGGCTGTGCTTCTGGCAGCATGCGAACTTCGGCGGAAGATTCGGCCACGTGGTCAATTCGAACACCGACTGGAGCTACTTCAACGGTGGATGTGACGAGGCCGACCGCAGACGGTGGAGCAACTGCGCGTCGTCGATCCGGAACGAGGGCCTCCACTGCGAGGCGGTCGTCTACGACGGAATCAACATGACAGGCGCCTCGTGGGTGATCAACCGGGACACGGAGGCCGCCGACCTCGCCGATTGGGGCATGCCCGGCGGCGGCAACTGGAACGACAAGATCAGCTCCAACAGTTGGTGGTGTGGATAG
- a CDS encoding nSTAND1 domain-containing NTPase, whose translation MPRPERPLDGLGGPIEQFAAELRQLREKAGRPGYRQMAARVNYSVATLSAAASGRRLPTLEVTLAYVAACDGDPQEWERHWREAERRSAAPAEDPDTADGHDRAPYPGLVTFQPEDADLFFGRAALADELVRRLRERRFLAVFGPSGAGKSSVVRAGLIPAAGRPAMVLTPGAHPMGELAVHLARHVGVPAGGLLDELRRDPARANLLVRQGLPGARTDVDLLVVVDQFEEVFVNCADAAERNDFVAALLAMCREPDGRARVVLAVRADHYVRFTEYPELLATLADSQVLIGGMSPTELRETVTRPAERRGARVEGALVATIVAEVSGSPGALPMAAHALREAWFRRQGAVVTLAGYQAAGGVAGAVAHTAEAVYNGFDDRQRDTARQVLVRLVALGEGVEDTRRRIRRGDLDLPGLGAVLDRLAAARLIVLDEDTVEIAHEALIRAWPRLQRWLSVDRDGLRTHRQLTEAARSWESLSRDPGALYRGARLAVAREWAGLDGRTASMTAAERAFLDASIEQAGREQAAAARRNRQLSYLVAALSVLLVAVVGAGTVAFLQRRDAVAQQQIAVSRQLAAESLGLTGTEPETAMLLAVQAYRTAPTIEARSALLSMSAHRGHLGKLLGHTGAVSRLAFRPDGNTLLSVGRDRTLSLWDTGRRARTAVLTGHDTWLTAAAVSPDGRTAATGGDDRKIAVWDLDRRGRIATLTGLSEQVQDIAFSPDGRRLAAATGNDVILWDLQRQTRGPVLSGHTRAVRALAFSPDGRTLATASTDSTAILWDLTRSAPIATLTGHTGGVYAIGFSPDGSTLATGGDATTIMWDVATRTRLATLSRKSGQVLALTFSPDGRTLVTAGDDTSVLLWDTRHRILRARLAGPRTSVYTLAFSPRTSMLAAGGEDGAILLWDLRQPTTTEHPTMVNAVAFSPDGNTLATTSRNRTALWNAADRSLRTILPDNRVFTNAVAFSPDGHTLATVTQPSPCCPPGEAGNTLTLWNLHAGTAVRLAGHTAAVLDLAFSPDGGRIATVSVDRTVKVWDASTGVVLKTVTAHAGPVNGVAFSPDGRLLATAGHDGTVKLWDARTGAELAALTGHTSWVRSVAFSPDGRIIASAGHDQSIILWGVATHTRLTTITDHSDADFTGTAFSPDGRTLAYTSGEADIVLWDVQRRAATARLTGHTDRVHAVAFSPDGNTIASAGSDQTLIVQDVNPQRAITQICTATVRNLTPEVWRRYLPTTPYTDTCPKQ comes from the coding sequence ATGCCGAGGCCGGAGCGACCTCTGGACGGGCTGGGTGGCCCGATCGAGCAGTTCGCGGCTGAGCTACGGCAGTTGCGGGAGAAGGCGGGCCGGCCCGGGTACCGGCAGATGGCCGCGCGGGTGAACTACTCCGTGGCGACGCTGTCCGCAGCCGCGTCGGGCCGGAGGCTGCCGACGCTGGAGGTGACCCTCGCCTACGTCGCCGCGTGCGACGGTGACCCACAGGAGTGGGAGCGGCACTGGCGAGAAGCGGAACGCCGCAGCGCTGCGCCGGCCGAGGATCCGGACACGGCGGACGGGCACGACCGTGCGCCGTATCCGGGACTGGTGACGTTTCAGCCGGAGGACGCGGACCTGTTCTTCGGCCGTGCCGCGCTGGCGGACGAACTGGTGCGCCGCCTGCGGGAGCGGCGTTTCCTGGCGGTGTTCGGCCCGTCGGGAGCCGGGAAGTCGTCGGTGGTCCGGGCAGGGCTGATCCCGGCCGCGGGAAGGCCGGCGATGGTGTTGACGCCGGGTGCCCACCCGATGGGTGAACTGGCGGTTCACCTGGCGCGGCACGTTGGCGTTCCGGCCGGCGGGCTGCTGGACGAACTGCGCCGGGATCCGGCACGGGCGAATCTGCTGGTCAGGCAGGGCCTGCCGGGCGCGCGTACGGATGTTGATCTCCTGGTTGTGGTGGACCAGTTCGAGGAAGTGTTCGTGAACTGCGCAGATGCGGCCGAGCGGAACGACTTCGTGGCCGCGTTGCTGGCGATGTGCCGGGAACCCGACGGCCGTGCCCGGGTGGTGCTGGCCGTGCGCGCCGATCACTACGTCCGGTTCACCGAGTATCCGGAGTTGCTGGCCACGCTGGCGGACTCGCAGGTCCTGATTGGCGGGATGAGCCCGACGGAGCTACGTGAGACGGTGACCCGACCGGCTGAGCGGCGTGGTGCCCGGGTGGAGGGCGCGCTGGTAGCCACGATCGTCGCGGAGGTGAGCGGTTCGCCCGGGGCGTTGCCGATGGCCGCGCACGCGCTGCGCGAGGCTTGGTTTCGCCGACAGGGTGCAGTCGTGACGCTGGCCGGTTATCAGGCCGCCGGCGGCGTGGCCGGCGCGGTGGCCCACACCGCGGAAGCGGTCTACAACGGATTCGACGACCGACAGCGGGACACCGCCCGGCAGGTTCTGGTTCGACTGGTCGCGTTAGGGGAGGGTGTCGAGGACACCCGCCGCCGGATCAGGCGCGGCGATTTGGACCTGCCTGGCCTCGGCGCGGTCCTCGACCGGCTCGCCGCGGCCCGGCTCATCGTGCTCGATGAGGACACCGTCGAGATCGCGCACGAGGCTCTCATCCGCGCCTGGCCGCGGCTGCAACGCTGGCTGTCCGTCGACCGGGACGGGCTGCGCACCCATCGGCAGCTCACCGAGGCCGCCCGCTCCTGGGAGTCGCTCAGCCGCGACCCCGGTGCGCTGTACCGGGGAGCGCGGCTGGCCGTAGCCCGCGAGTGGGCCGGCCTCGATGGCCGTACCGCCTCCATGACGGCGGCGGAGCGGGCGTTCCTGGACGCCTCGATCGAGCAGGCCGGCCGGGAACAGGCCGCCGCCGCCCGCCGTAACCGACAGCTCAGTTACCTCGTTGCCGCCTTGAGTGTCCTGTTGGTGGCCGTGGTCGGCGCCGGCACGGTCGCTTTCCTTCAGCGCCGCGACGCGGTCGCGCAGCAGCAGATCGCGGTCTCCCGGCAACTCGCTGCCGAATCGCTCGGGCTGACCGGCACCGAGCCGGAAACGGCAATGTTGCTCGCCGTGCAGGCGTACCGCACCGCGCCAACGATCGAGGCGCGCAGCGCCCTGCTGAGCATGTCGGCCCACCGTGGCCACCTCGGCAAGCTCCTCGGCCACACCGGAGCCGTCTCACGGCTCGCGTTCCGCCCGGACGGCAACACGTTGCTCAGCGTCGGCCGCGACCGGACCCTGTCGCTGTGGGACACCGGACGGCGCGCCAGAACGGCCGTCCTCACCGGTCACGACACGTGGCTGACCGCCGCCGCAGTCAGCCCGGACGGGCGCACCGCGGCGACCGGCGGCGACGACAGGAAGATCGCCGTCTGGGACCTCGACCGACGCGGCCGCATCGCTACCCTGACCGGTCTCTCCGAGCAGGTACAAGACATCGCGTTCAGCCCCGACGGCCGCCGCTTGGCCGCCGCCACCGGCAACGACGTGATCCTCTGGGATCTTCAACGGCAAACCCGCGGGCCCGTCCTGTCCGGTCACACCCGGGCCGTGCGTGCGCTGGCGTTCAGCCCTGACGGGCGCACTCTTGCGACGGCCTCCACCGACTCGACCGCAATCCTCTGGGACCTTACCCGCTCTGCCCCGATTGCCACATTGACCGGTCACACCGGCGGCGTGTACGCCATCGGGTTCAGTCCGGACGGCTCGACACTGGCCACCGGGGGCGACGCCACGACGATCATGTGGGACGTGGCCACCCGCACCCGGCTCGCCACCCTCTCCCGGAAGAGCGGTCAAGTGCTGGCATTGACCTTCAGCCCCGATGGGCGCACCCTCGTCACGGCCGGTGACGACACCTCGGTGCTGCTCTGGGACACCCGCCATCGGATCCTCCGCGCCCGGCTGGCTGGACCCCGAACCTCGGTCTACACCCTGGCGTTCAGCCCACGCACCTCGATGCTTGCCGCGGGCGGTGAGGATGGCGCCATCCTGCTGTGGGATCTCAGGCAACCCACCACCACCGAGCACCCCACCATGGTCAACGCCGTCGCGTTCAGCCCCGACGGCAACACCCTCGCCACCACCAGCCGCAACCGGACAGCACTGTGGAACGCCGCTGACCGATCCCTCCGTACGATCCTCCCCGACAACCGCGTGTTCACCAACGCTGTAGCCTTCAGCCCCGACGGCCATACCTTGGCCACCGTCACCCAGCCGTCACCGTGCTGCCCGCCAGGTGAGGCCGGCAACACGCTCACCCTCTGGAATCTCCACGCCGGCACCGCCGTCCGGCTGGCCGGACACACCGCCGCGGTGCTCGACCTCGCGTTCAGCCCCGACGGGGGCCGCATCGCCACCGTCAGCGTCGACCGCACTGTCAAGGTGTGGGACGCCAGCACCGGCGTCGTCCTCAAGACCGTCACCGCTCACGCCGGTCCCGTCAACGGAGTCGCGTTCAGCCCCGACGGGCGCCTACTGGCCACCGCCGGCCACGACGGCACCGTCAAACTGTGGGACGCGCGCACCGGCGCTGAGCTCGCTGCCCTCACCGGTCACACCAGCTGGGTCCGGAGCGTCGCCTTCAGCCCCGATGGACGCATCATCGCCAGCGCCGGCCACGACCAGAGCATCATCCTGTGGGGCGTCGCCACCCACACTCGGCTGACCACCATCACCGACCACAGCGACGCCGACTTCACCGGCACGGCATTCAGCCCCGACGGCCGCACCCTCGCGTACACCAGCGGCGAAGCCGACATCGTCCTCTGGGACGTACAGCGCCGCGCCGCAACGGCTCGCCTCACCGGCCACACCGACCGCGTCCACGCCGTCGCCTTCAGCCCCGACGGCAACACCATCGCCAGCGCCGGCTCCGACCAAACGCTCATCGTCCAGGACGTCAACCCGCAACGCGCTATCACTCAAATCTGCACCGCGACAGTCCGGAACCTCACCCCCGAGGTTTGGCGCCGCTACCTCCCCACCACCCCGTACACCGACACCTGCCCAAAACAGTGA
- a CDS encoding transposase — translation MADVKRLVQHVNRKIHLIGDRHPVHRRVEIRNWLAKTAPR, via the coding sequence GTGGCTGACGTCAAGCGCCTGGTCCAGCACGTCAACCGGAAGATCCATCTGATCGGGGACCGCCACCCTGTGCACCGCCGGGTCGAGATCCGGAACTGGCTGGCCAAGACGGCGCCCAGATAA
- a CDS encoding CU044_2847 family protein, with protein sequence MAGFVEVALGDGGRLLLESMEDSSGPVKAGRAADAVEELRGGLQSILRPVVQASREVLVELRAAGPDEVTVEFGVKVTAGMGAVVARSTAGGHFKVTLGWTRDDGAESGSESGQS encoded by the coding sequence ATGGCCGGGTTTGTCGAGGTGGCTTTAGGCGATGGTGGTCGGCTGCTGTTGGAGTCGATGGAGGACAGTTCGGGGCCGGTGAAGGCTGGTCGGGCGGCAGACGCGGTCGAGGAGCTGAGAGGAGGACTGCAGTCGATCTTGCGGCCGGTGGTACAGGCGTCGCGGGAGGTGCTGGTGGAGTTGCGTGCGGCTGGTCCGGATGAGGTGACGGTTGAGTTCGGGGTGAAGGTGACTGCCGGGATGGGTGCGGTGGTTGCTCGGAGTACGGCCGGCGGTCATTTCAAGGTCACGTTGGGATGGACGCGTGACGACGGCGCCGAGTCCGGTTCAGAGAGTGGTCAATCGTGA